In one window of Fodinibius salicampi DNA:
- a CDS encoding zinc-dependent alcohol dehydrogenase family protein: protein MKAMVLHKANEALQLEEVDKPSPGNRQVLIRVQSCGVCRTDLHILDGDLEELNLPLIPGHQIVGVVEKTGSEARKFKKGDKIGVPWLGQTCGECVYCERGEENLCDEARFTGYNINGGFSEFTVADERYCFPIPEFYDAHQAAPLLCAGLIGYRALRMAGEGETIGLYGFGSSAHILTQLIVHQEREVYAFTRPGDEAGQQFALERGAVWAGGSETLPPEPLDAAIIFAPVGALVPQALKSVKKGGRVVCAGIHMSDIPSFSYKILWGERSIKSVANLTTRDGEEFMKLAPQIPVRSNITVYPLDQANEALDDLRDGNFEGSAVLTIASDE, encoded by the coding sequence ATGAAAGCAATGGTCCTGCATAAGGCAAATGAAGCACTCCAGCTTGAAGAGGTGGATAAGCCCTCCCCGGGGAATCGACAGGTGCTGATCAGGGTGCAGTCGTGTGGGGTTTGTCGCACCGACCTCCATATTCTGGATGGTGATCTTGAAGAGCTAAACCTGCCGCTGATTCCCGGTCACCAGATCGTTGGTGTGGTGGAGAAAACAGGGTCTGAAGCACGGAAATTTAAAAAAGGAGATAAAATCGGGGTGCCGTGGCTGGGACAAACCTGTGGCGAGTGCGTGTACTGCGAAAGAGGGGAAGAGAATTTGTGTGATGAAGCTCGGTTTACAGGTTATAATATTAACGGTGGATTTTCTGAGTTTACCGTAGCCGACGAGCGTTACTGCTTTCCTATTCCAGAATTTTATGATGCTCATCAGGCCGCACCACTGCTCTGTGCGGGACTGATCGGGTACCGGGCGCTGCGAATGGCCGGGGAAGGTGAGACAATAGGACTCTATGGGTTTGGCTCTTCAGCTCATATCCTTACGCAGCTGATTGTCCATCAGGAACGAGAGGTATATGCCTTTACCCGTCCGGGAGATGAAGCGGGGCAGCAGTTTGCACTGGAACGGGGAGCCGTCTGGGCCGGGGGATCAGAAACGCTACCGCCCGAACCACTGGATGCGGCTATTATCTTTGCTCCGGTTGGCGCATTGGTACCCCAGGCACTTAAAAGTGTGAAAAAAGGCGGTCGGGTGGTATGTGCGGGCATCCATATGAGCGATATTCCTTCGTTCTCCTATAAGATCCTCTGGGGAGAGCGAAGTATAAAATCAGTGGCGAATCTGACCACGCGTGATGGGGAAGAGTTCATGAAACTGGCTCCGCAAATTCCGGTCCGCAGCAATATAACGGTGTATCCGCTGGATCAGGCAAATGAGGCTCTTGATGATTTAAGGGATGGAAATTTTGAGGGGTCGGCGGTACTCACCATTGCATCGGATGAATGA